A single region of the Oncorhynchus keta strain PuntledgeMale-10-30-2019 chromosome 4, Oket_V2, whole genome shotgun sequence genome encodes:
- the LOC127929750 gene encoding putative nuclease HARBI1, with the protein MCAIARYELLWLLKDRWRCLDSSGGNILYKPEKVCDIVRACAVLYNVAQLRNVALPSVGCVGPDPDPYPQAFEPNAACGFVDLMHRLTASEDTALEGCDARG; encoded by the exons ATGTGCGCCATTGCCAGGTACGAGCTGTTGTGGCTTCTGAAGGACAGATGGCGCTGCCTCGATTCCTCAGGCGGAAACATTTTATACAAGCCTGAAAAGGTCTGCGACATTGTGAGGGCGTGTGCTGTGCTATATAATGTGGCACAGCTAAGGAATGTAGCTTTACCCTCTGTCGGTTGTGTTGGCCCCGACCCCGACCCCTATCCCCAGGCGTTTGAACCAAACGCAGCGTGTGGATTTGTGGATTTGATGCATCGCTT GACTGCATCTGAGGACACGGCGCTGGAGGGTTGTGACGCACGAGGTTAA